A region from the Vicia villosa cultivar HV-30 ecotype Madison, WI linkage group LG3, Vvil1.0, whole genome shotgun sequence genome encodes:
- the LOC131658311 gene encoding putative F-box/LRR-repeat protein 23 — translation MTFSIPTGPNWLELPRDVTENILLRLGTIDILTSACQVCPIWWNICKDPHMWRSINITKYGYNHSMHNTDKFVKICRNAIERSCGQVEYIDIEHFATDDLLAYIANRGLSDKGFSESVKKLSQLESLDISYQNQLSKDTFEIIGRYCPLLKTLKCRGIFPNDRENDVSFAIAKTMPGLHHLKFFGNMPCEDGVHAILDGCPLLESLDLKECCCFYNVRSLEKRCRENVKHFRPPSLHCCSLYYDSGWGIESENWFFYED, via the exons ATGACATTTTCTATTCCAACTGGGCCAAACTGGCTTGAACTTCCAAGAGACGTGACAGAAAACATCCTTTTGAGGCTTGGTACGATCGATATATTGACCAGCGCATGTCAAGTGTGCCCTATTTGGTGGAATATCTGCAAGGATCCTCACATGTGGAGATCCATTAACATTACCAAGTATGGTTATAACCATTCCATGCATAATACGGATAAATTTGTGAAGATTTGTCGCAATGCAATTGAGCGAAGTTGTGGTCAGGTAGAATACATTGATATTGAGCATTTTGCAACGGATGATCTTCTTGCATACATAGCTAATA GAGGGCTCTCAGACAAAGGATTTAGCGAATCTGTTAAGAAGCTGTCGCAATTAGAGAGTCTTGATATTTCATAtcaaaatcaactgtcaaaggacACGTTCGAAATTATTGGCCGATATTGTCCTCTTTTGAAAACATTGAAATGTAGAGGGATTTTTCCGAACGACAGAGAGAATGATGTGTCATTCGCTATTGCAAAAACAATGCCTGGATTACACCATCTTAAATTTTTTGGAAATATGCCTTGTGAGGATGGTGTTCATGCCATTCTTGATGGATGTCCGCTTCTCGAGTCTCTTGACTTGAAAGAGTGTTGTTGTTTCTATAATGTTAGGAGTTTGGAGAAAAGATGCCGTGAAAATGTAAAGCATTTTAGACCTCCTTCACTACACTGTTGCTCTTTATATTATGATTCTGGATGGGGCATTGAAAGTGAAAATTGGTTTTTTTATGAGGACTAG